The Coffea eugenioides isolate CCC68of chromosome 8, Ceug_1.0, whole genome shotgun sequence genome has a segment encoding these proteins:
- the LOC113781677 gene encoding probable GABA transporter 2 isoform X2, translated as MGAVTFYSYYLMSLVLDHCEKSGRRHIRFRELAADVLGSGWMFYFVIFIQTAINTGISIGAILLAGECLQIMYSNLSPNGSLKLYDFIAMVTVVMILLSQFPTFHSLRHVNLGSLLLSLGYTLLVVGACIHAGTSKNAPPKDYSLEGSTLSRSLNAFASISIIAAIYGNGILPEIQATLAPPATGKMFKGLAMCYAVIFVTFYSAAVSGYWAFGNKSNSNILKSLLPDEGPSLAPTWVLGLSVVFILLQLFAIGLVYSQVAYEIMEKKSADVNKGIFSKRNLIPRIVLRTLYMLFCGFFAAMLPFFGDINGVVGAIGFIPLDFVLPMLLYNMTHKPSKSSLSFWINNSIIIIFTGVGLLGSFASIRKLVIDAKMFKLFSSDVVD; from the exons ATGGGGGCGGTTACGTTCTATTCTTACTATCTTATGTCCTTGGTGCTTGATCACTGTGAGAAGTCTGGACGTCGCCACATCAGATTCCGCGAACTCGCTGCTGACGTCTTGG GATCGGGATGGATGTTTTATTTTGTAATATTCATTCAGACAGCCATCAACACAGGCATTAGCATAGGAGCAATTCTGCTTGCTGGGGAATGCCTACAG ATCATGTACTCAAACCTTTCTCCAAATGGGTCACTGAAGTTGTATGACTTTATAGCAATGGTGACTGTAGTGATGATACTCCTATCCCAGTTTCCAACCTTCCACTCCCTCAGGCATGTTAATCTTGGTTCGCTGCTTCTGAGTCTGGGCTACACTTTGCTTGTAGTCGGTGCTTGTATACATGCAG GAACATCCAAGAATGCACCTCCTAAGGACTATTCTTTAGAAGGCTCAACATTGTCTAGGAGTTTAAATGCTTTCGCTTCAATATCTATTATAGCTGCTATTTATGGAAATGGGATACTACCCGAAATTCAA GCTACTCTAGCTCCACCAGCCACTGGGAAGATGTTTAAAGGTCTTGCAATGTGCTATGCTGTAATCTTTGTGACTTTCTACTCTGCTGCTGTTTCGGGATACTGGGCATTTGGGAATAAATCGAACTCAAACATTCTCAAGAGCTTGCTGCCAGATGAGGGACCTTCCTTGGCTCCCACATGGGTATTAGGTCTTTCAGTTGTCTTCATTCTCCTTCAACTATTTGCCATTGGCCTG GTCTATTCTCAAGTAGCTTACGAGATCATGGAGAAGAAATCAGCTGATGTAAACAAAGGAATTTTCTCCAAAAGAAATCTAATCCCAAGGATAGTTCTTCGGACACTCTACATGCTATTTTGTGGGTTCTTTGCAGCCATGTTACCATTCTTTGGGGACATCAATGGTGTTGTGGGAGCCATTGGATTCATCCCGCTAGATTTCGTACTGCCGATGCTTCTTTACAATATGACACATAAACCCTCAAAATCATCCCTCAGTTTTTGGATCAACAActccatcatcatcatcttcacagGTGTAGGACTTTTGGGCTCATTTGCTTCAATTAGGAAATTAGTTATAGACGCTAAAATGTTCAAACTCTTCAGCAGTGATGTAGTTGATTAA
- the LOC113779972 gene encoding uncharacterized protein LOC113779972 yields the protein MMEKPVEQLKKESQTKFAKNESAETPTLVLVQQKEYQSKVNGKNESQATARPLENQAKISKSAEQPADAAANPLLWDCGSSLYDSFELKSFERQLDSAIHSRTLSMPHLSDRRVIDGGNHHQPPSQPPQPMSKKSSKISRSFHKFLRSVFKPKAQNGNKNPFFPANEQQATRDGFYVVYDIDKSGALSTIPEVSEFDGLSPEYKSLVGRTASDRFAVSSIGISCA from the coding sequence ATGATGGAAAAACCAGTCGAGCAGCTGAAGAAAGAAAGCCAAACCAAGTTTGCCAAGAATGAATCTGCAGAGACTCCTACACTCGTGTTAGTCCAGCAGAAAGAATACCAATCCAAGGTAAATGGCAAAAACGAATCACAGGCCACCGCGAGGCCCCTGGAAAACCAAGCTAAGATTTCTAAATCGGCAGAACAACCAGCTGATGCGGCCGCCAATCCACTTCTTTGGGACTGTGGAAGCTCCCTATACGACTCTTTCGAGCTCAAGTCGTTTGAACGCCAACTTGACTCGGCCATCCATTCAAGAACTCTGTCAATGCCCCACTTATCTGATCGTCGTGTGATTGATGGTGGTAATCACCACCAGCCGCCATCTCAGCCGCCTCAGCCCATGTCTAAGAAGTCCTCCAAAATTTCGCGTTCGTTTCACAAGTTTCTTCGATCAGTATTCAAGCCCAAGGCACAAAATGGTAACAAGAATCCTTTCTTTCCGGCTAATGAGCAGCAGGCTACGCGGGATGGATTTTACGTGGTCTATGACATTGACAAGTCCGGGGCTCTTTCAACTATTCCAGAAGTTTCGGAGTTCGATGGTCTTTCACCCGAGTACAAATCTTTGGTTGGAAGAACTGCATCTGATCGATTTGCCGTTAGTTCCATAGGTATTTCTTGTGCTTGA